A genome region from Eremothecium cymbalariae DBVPG#7215 chromosome 4, complete sequence includes the following:
- the SUA7 gene encoding transcription factor TFIIB (similar to Ashbya gossypii ADR007C) has protein sequence MSLPTAAHANAAATARRTGPNLNIVISCPECKVYPPKVVERFSEGDIVCALCGLVLSDRIVDTRSEWRTFSNDDQNGDDPSRVGEASNPLLDGNHLSTRIGQAQGSDVKLTRELNRAQSKSIVDKKDNELQASYAKITMMCDAAELPKIVKDCAKEAYKLCFEERALKGKSQESIMASVILLGCRRAEVGRSFKEILSLTNVRKKEIGKTLNIIKKILREKNDRGFVNIDTANISTGQTSAETFIPRFCSHLGLSVQVANAAEYIAKHAKDINVLAGRSPITIAASAIYMANLLFKFNITPAQISSTLQVTEGTVKGGYKVLYEHKEKVVDPELVSSGKVSFDDLPKVSDKGDK, from the coding sequence ATGTCTTTGCCTACTGCTGCTCACGcaaatgctgctgctactgcAAGAAGGACGGGACCTAACTTGAATATCGTTATTTCTTGTCCTGAATGTAAAGTATATCCTCCTAAAGTTGTCGAGAGATTTAGTGAAGGTGACATTGTGTGTGCTCTGTGTGGGTTGGTCCTTTCTGATAGGATTGTGGACACTAGATCAGAGTGGCGTACTTTTTCCAACGATGATCAGAATGGAGATGATCCCAGTCGTGTGGGCGAGGCTTCAAATCCGTTGTTGGATGGCAATCATTTATCTACCAGAATTGGTCAAGCACAAGGTAGTGATGTGAAGTTGACCCGAGAATTAAATAGAGCGCAAAGCAAGTCGATTGTTGATAAGAAGGATAACGAGTTGCAAGCTTCATACGCTAAGATCACGATGATGTGTGATGCGGCCGAGTTACCGAAGATTGTCAAGGATTGCGCCAAAGAAGCATACAAGCTTTGTTTTGAAGAGCGTGCATTGAAGGGTAAGTCTCAGGAGAGTATAATGGCCTCTGTAATCTTGTTAGGGTGCCGAAGGGCAGAAGTTGGTAGGTCTTTTAAGGAAATCCTGTCTCTAACAAACGTTAGAAAGAAGGAAATTGGCAAGACGCTgaatataattaaaaaaattctacGAGAAAAGAATGATAGAGGTTTTGTCAACATTGACACTGCAAATATATCGACTGGTCAAACGAGTGCCGAGACTTTTATTCCAAGATTCTGCTCTCACTTGGGATTATCAGTTCAAGTTGCAAACGCTGCAGAGTACATTGCCAAACATGCAAAGGACATTAATGTATTGGCGGGTAGATCACCCATTACCATAGCAGCATCAGCCATCTATATGGCGAATctattattcaaatttaaCATTACACCTGCTCAGATTAGTTCTACGCTGCAAGTCACTGAAGGTACCGTTAAAGGTGGATACAAGGTACTATATGAGCATAAGGAAAAGGTCGTGGATCCTGAGCTGGTTTCGAGTGGCAAGGTGAGCTTTGATGATCTCCCAAAGGTTAGTGATAAAGGGGATAAATAA
- the YND1 gene encoding apyrase (similar to Ashbya gossypii ADR006W), with translation MEKNESEDSEHDRYGVVIDAGSSGSRIYVYKWQDPGYLLEGNTDDNAAILRSVPHIYCNKNWTKKFTPGLSSFQDKPDKAFKGHIKSLLKFSETIIPKDKIKDTPVFIQSTAGMRLVPQHKRDKITEHLCRKIRHDTEFLFHNCEMQVQTIDGETEGLYGWLALNYLKGYFNVYDTSVELHDSYGFMDMGGASTQIAFKPNNEQELQAHSEDVSTIILKSVNGDVQTWQVFAGTWLNFGTNETRKRYLSQLVNLDDHISACNDCENSVSNELTDPCLPKNAKTTFTLDNVTFNVIGSGNYDQCSRYMYPLLAKNKPCKEDSCLFNGVHAPKIDFEKDRFLGVSEYWYTTNDIFKLGGEYNHVEFSMKVKEFCESDWSVLKENNQKGLYNNLDEDLLRDACFKANWVINVLHEGFGFPRLGIDSSKNVDEGANVPKHISFLSADEIDGTEISWTLGKILLYASGMVKVGTKKKVVGLMPSSYRKKLGVKYISGSLSTGSFDSSVQGFMHFSYHVMLLLLVCFVIYVAVVKLRLSQNLNFSGIRNSIHYLQNKFKKIKYNEIPFVDPLCELEEGILSSNRFNVERDGFQFRSRSMLNQSSQKSEEEFSMQDRLASGVVSPALSDGTIRTAFSMADFSKFNRPSSKF, from the coding sequence ATGGAAAAGAACGAATCAGAGGATAGTGAACATGATAGGTATGGGGTGGTGATTGATGCAGGGTCATCAGGCTCTAGGATTTATGTATACAAGTGGCAAGATCCAGGATACCTATTGGAAGGAAACACTGATGATAATGCTGCGATTTTACGCTCAGTGCCTCACATATACTGCAACAAGAACTGGACTAAGAAGTTTACTCCTGGGCTATCAAGTTTCCAAGATAAACCAGATAAAGCGTTCAAGGGACATATTAAGTCACTATTGAAGTTTTCAGAGACGATTATTCCGAAGGATAAAATTAAGGATACTCCTGTATTTATTCAATCAACTGCAGGTATGAGGTTGGTTCCCCAGCACAAGCGAGATAAGATTACTGAGCACCTTTGCCGTAAAATCCGCCATGATACGgagtttttatttcataACTGTGAGATGCAAGTACAAACTATTGATGGTGAAACTGAAGGGCTATACGGATGGCTTGCTTTGAACTATTTAAAGGGTTATTTTAATGTTTATGATACGTCCGTTGAATTACATGATTCATATGGCTTCATGGATATGGGTGGAGCTTCAACTCAAATTGCATTTAAGCCGAACAACGAACAGGAGTTGCAGGCTCATTCTGAGGATGTATCTACaattatattaaaaagcGTGAATGGCGATGTTCAGACATGGCAAGTTTTTGCTGGTACTTGGCTGAACTTTGGCACTAATGAAACGCGGAAAAGATATTTATCCCAATTGGTCAACTTAGATGATCATATATCAGCCTGCAATGATTGTGAAAATTCTGTAAGTAATGAATTGACAGACCCTTGTTTGCCTAAAAATGCTAAAACCACCTTTACTCTTGATAACGTAACATTTAATGTTATCGGATCAGGAAACTACGATCAGTGCAGCAGATATATGTATCCTCTCTTGGCTAAGAACAAACCATGTAAGGAAGACTCGTGCTTATTTAACGGTGTTCATGCTCCAAagattgattttgaaaaggataGGTTTTTGGGGGTGTCTGAATATTGGTATACTACTAACGATATCTTTAAGCTGGGAGGCGAGTACAATCATGTGGAGTTTAGTATGAAAGTCAAAGAATTCTGTGAGAGCGATTGGTCTgttttaaaagaaaacaatcAAAAAGGCCTTTATAATAACTTAGATGAAGATTTGCTGCGGGATGCGTGTTTTAAAGCAAATTGGGTTATTAATGTTCTACATGAAGGGTTCGGTTTTCCACGCCTTGGAATAGACAGTTCAAAAAACGTTGATGAAGGAGCAAATGTCCCAAAACATATCTCATTCCTTAGCGCAGATGAAATAGATGGTACAGAAATTTCTTGGACATTGGGCAAAATTCTTTTGTATGCATCGGGGATGGTTAAAGTAGGTACTAAGAAAAAGGTTGTAGGGCTGATGCCAAGCTCCTATAGAAAGAAACTAGGTGTGAAGTATATTTCAGGCTCTCTCTCAACGGGTTCCTTTGACTCTTCTGTACAAGGATTCATGCACTTTTCATATCATGTCATGCTGCTCTTGCTAGTATGCTTCGTCATTTACGTGGCTGTTGTAAAACTTCGTCTATCCCAGAATTTAAATTTCTCAGGCATCAGAAACAGTATTCATTATCTCCaaaacaaatttaaaaaaattaaatacAATGAAATTCCATTTGTGGATCCTTTATGTGAACTAGAGGAAGGTATTTTGTCTTCTAATAGATTTAATGTTGAAAGAGACGGATTTCAATTCAGAAGTaggagcatgttgaatCAAAGCTCCCAGAAATCTGAAGAGGAATTTTCAATGCAAGATAGACTTGCATCAGGTGTTGTATCCCCTGCATTATCTGATGGCACAATAAGAACTGCTTTTTCTATGGCAGATTTTTCCAAGTTTAATCGTCCATCATCTAAATTTTAA